One window of the Rosa rugosa chromosome 3, drRosRugo1.1, whole genome shotgun sequence genome contains the following:
- the LOC133738704 gene encoding PLASTID TRANSCRIPTIONALLY ACTIVE protein 6, chloroplastic, translating to MRATALFLSPPPPPPLFTHKPLFTPTTPLLLHSSHPLPFRSLKPKPALNRPSFLVRADDGDADGGGPDDYDMDVEELEEVDNKKDFDIEYDPLAGASAAVDDAAANGDVDIAMVPSKSFVFTQGWDSEMVVDYRINEDEFHKISLLDCDFFIRKPPDPDNDVFDFREMYVTPPDTDVYAIPRVLAPMPDKYIRCAQSEFSCYNVTEPPIDAPRDPLYKTERDVFKVYLTKHYRNRRLGDPDFVLDFEEIYVIDSKTKSISRAKVLVSVPGGRTRDRRHDLLVIRDNGNSFRIVHASEKDDPTTVIEREEWNKTRKDMERHLSKLRDFPVSNWF from the exons ATGAGAGCCACcgctctcttcctctctccgccgccgccgccgccgctcttCACCCACAAACCTCTCTTCACACCCACCACACCTCTCCTCCTCCACTCTTCCCACCCCCTCCCTTTCCGCTCCCTCAAACCCAAACCCGCCCTCAACCGCCCCTCCTTCCTCGTCCGCGCCGACGACGGCGACGCCGACGGAGGCGGCCCCGACGACTACGACATGGACGTTGAGGAGCTCGAGGAGGTCGACAACAAGAAGGACTTCGACATCGAGTACGACCCCCTCGCCGGCGCCTCCGCCGCAGTCGACGACGCCGCCGCCAACGGTGATGTCGACATCGCCATGGTGCCGAGCAAGAGCTTCGTGTTCACGCAGGGCTGGGACTCCGAGATGGTGGTGGATTATCGGATCAACGAGGACGAGTTTCACAAGATTAGTTTGCTCGATTGCGATTTCTTTATACGGAAACCGCCGGACCCCGATAACGACGTCTTCGATTTCAGAGAG aTGTATGTTACTCCTCCGGATACAGATGTTTATGCCATTCCTAGGGTTTTAGCTCCAATGCCTGACAAG TACATTCGATGCGCCCAGAGTGAATTTAGCTGCTACAATGTGACGGAACCGCCCATTGATGCTCCTAGAGACCCATTGTACAAGACCGAGAGGGACGTTTTTAAG GTTTATTTGACAAAGCACTACAGGAACCGGCGCTTGGGAGACCCTGATTTTGTACTGGATTTTGAAGAGATTTATGTGATTGATTCCAAGACAAAGTCTATTAGCAGAGCAAAAGTCCTG GTCAGTGTTCCGGGGGGAAGAACCAGAGATAGAAGACATGATCTGCTTGTAATACGTGACAATGGCAACTCCTTCAGAATAGTTCATGCG AGTGAAAAAGATGATCCCACCACAGTGATAGAGAGGGAAGAGTGGAATAAGACCAGAAAGGACATGGAGAGACATCTTAGCAAGCTACGAGATTTCCCCGTTTCAAATTGGTTCTAG